A window of Mesoplasma chauliocola contains these coding sequences:
- a CDS encoding DegV family protein encodes MKIVILLDSSGTNSSEKIKGKAIDVLPLHFTFPNGTDMLDIPAEVEKREIIKLISEGVDIKTSQASPGEVENKYDELLEKYDHVYHIPITGNLSSMLQTAMMVSRDEKYEGKVTVYENLNIAAQAIEQTALYISNLLDKGEISTPEEITSAINEYEKSMYIAIVPGDLKRLTSGGRGKKAVTTVLNILKTKVLIKWEAEPKKEAIGRTINSIMEKIVKVYSSTYSNGYEMVFVRTALTSKKIYEAARNVLIENKVNFSEELIPNIYTAHAGVDTIGFIITKKIG; translated from the coding sequence ATGAAAATAGTTATTTTATTAGATAGTTCAGGTACAAATTCATCTGAAAAAATTAAAGGTAAAGCAATTGATGTTTTACCATTACACTTTACTTTCCCAAATGGAACTGACATGTTAGACATTCCTGCTGAAGTTGAAAAGAGAGAAATAATCAAGTTAATTTCAGAAGGAGTTGACATTAAAACAAGTCAAGCAAGTCCTGGTGAAGTTGAAAATAAATATGACGAGCTTTTAGAAAAATATGATCATGTATATCATATTCCAATTACAGGAAATCTTTCAAGTATGTTACAAACAGCAATGATGGTTTCAAGAGATGAAAAATATGAAGGAAAAGTAACAGTTTATGAAAACTTAAATATTGCTGCTCAAGCAATTGAACAAACAGCATTGTACATTTCAAATCTTTTGGATAAAGGTGAAATTAGTACACCTGAAGAAATAACAAGTGCAATTAATGAATATGAGAAATCAATGTATATTGCAATAGTACCTGGAGATTTAAAAAGATTAACAAGTGGTGGAAGAGGAAAAAAAGCTGTAACAACTGTTTTAAACATACTTAAAACAAAAGTTTTAATAAAATGAGAAGCTGAACCCAAAAAAGAAGCAATAGGTAGAACAATAAACTCAATAATGGAAAAAATTGTAAAAGTTTACTCAAGCACTTATTCAAATGGTTATGAAATGGTTTTTGTTAGAACAGCATTGACTTCTAAAAAAATATATGAAGCAGCAAGAAATGTTTTAATTGAGAACAAAGTAAATTTTTCAGAAGAATTAATACCTAATATTTATACAGCACATGCTGGTGTTGATACAATTGGATTTATAATTACAAAAAAAATAGGCTAA
- a CDS encoding L-lactate dehydrogenase: MKKTSNKVVLVGTGAVGMSFIYSAVNQGLAEEYVLIDVNTKAAEGNAIDIQDTMAVLDKPFTIKAGTYKDCGDADLIVITAGRPQRPGETRLELIADNSKIMKGIAESIKASGFNGVTVIASNPCDVLTTVYQQVTGYEEHSVVGAGTTLDSARLRRLVAEKLNVAPKSVNAYIMGEHGDSSVAAYSKATVMGQPISKYLTEGKITEADLKECWTRAIRMAYEIIERKGATYYGIGVCLAAISAAILRDEKTTFMVGAKLNGEYGQKGFYTGVPAILGAKGWETIIEWDLSDAEKEAFKKSCEALDATYQKAKEAIA, translated from the coding sequence ATGAAAAAAACTTCAAATAAAGTTGTATTAGTAGGTACTGGTGCTGTTGGAATGTCATTTATCTACTCAGCAGTAAATCAAGGTTTAGCTGAAGAGTATGTTTTAATTGATGTTAATACAAAAGCAGCTGAAGGGAACGCTATTGATATTCAAGATACAATGGCTGTTTTAGATAAACCATTTACAATTAAAGCTGGAACATATAAAGATTGTGGAGATGCTGACTTAATTGTTATTACTGCAGGACGTCCACAAAGACCTGGAGAAACAAGATTAGAATTGATTGCAGATAACTCAAAAATTATGAAGGGGATTGCAGAATCAATTAAAGCATCTGGTTTCAATGGAGTGACTGTTATTGCTTCAAATCCTTGTGATGTTTTAACTACAGTTTACCAACAAGTAACAGGTTATGAAGAGCATTCAGTAGTTGGTGCAGGAACAACTCTTGACTCAGCTAGATTAAGAAGATTAGTTGCTGAAAAATTAAATGTAGCTCCAAAATCAGTTAATGCTTACATTATGGGAGAACATGGAGATTCATCAGTTGCTGCTTATTCAAAAGCAACAGTTATGGGACAACCAATTAGTAAATATTTAACTGAAGGAAAAATTACTGAAGCTGATCTAAAAGAATGCTGAACAAGAGCTATTAGAATGGCCTATGAAATTATTGAACGTAAAGGCGCAACATACTACGGAATTGGTGTATGTTTAGCAGCAATTTCAGCAGCAATTTTAAGAGATGAAAAAACTACTTTCATGGTTGGTGCAAAATTAAATGGAGAATATGGACAAAAAGGATTCTACACAGGAGTGCCAGCTATTTTAGGAGCAAAAGGATGAGAAACAATCATTGAGTGAGATTTATCAGATGCTGAAAAAGAGGCATTTAAAAAATCTTGTGAAGCTTTAGATGCAACTTACCAAAAAGCAAAAGAAGCCATTGCTTAA
- the ytpR gene encoding YtpR family tRNA-binding protein — MNKKMGVFFNKQFNCLLLSFDNKPITTTEKHANIAILKNKNDIVGINIFDVKIKIEKNYILNNDEIYEYISTELKDIVKTENLPHFIVGKIIKCNKIPDTHLSSCEVDISTEVLKIVCGAKNARENIYVVVATDGSWMPSGMQIVKGKLRGYVSEGMLCSARELQLQSNKFNEEGIIELDESYRSNLGKAFLG; from the coding sequence ATGAATAAAAAAATGGGAGTGTTTTTTAATAAACAATTTAATTGCTTGTTATTAAGTTTTGATAATAAGCCAATAACAACAACAGAGAAGCACGCAAATATTGCAATCTTAAAAAATAAAAATGATATAGTAGGTATCAATATTTTTGATGTGAAAATCAAAATTGAAAAAAATTACATATTAAATAATGACGAAATTTATGAGTATATTAGCACCGAATTAAAAGACATAGTTAAAACAGAAAATTTGCCTCATTTTATTGTTGGTAAAATTATCAAATGTAACAAAATACCTGATACTCATTTAAGCTCTTGCGAGGTTGATATAAGCACGGAAGTGCTAAAAATTGTTTGCGGAGCTAAAAATGCTAGAGAAAACATATATGTAGTTGTTGCTACTGATGGAAGTTGAATGCCAAGTGGAATGCAAATAGTTAAAGGAAAACTTAGAGGATATGTTTCTGAAGGAATGCTATGTAGTGCTAGAGAACTTCAATTACAGTCAAACAAATTTAATGAAGAAGGAATTATTGAATTAGATGAAAGTTATCGCAGCAATTTAGGAAAAGCATTTTTAGGTTAA
- the tyrS gene encoding tyrosine--tRNA ligase, whose translation MNIIKELEWRGLIKQITNEERLLKAQQEGAAVYCGFDPTADSLHVGHLMMIVTLKRFDDAGFQAIGLIGGGTGMIGDPSFKADERKLQSDEQVKYHADAIQNQLLKIIPDVTFANNADWLGKMSLIDFLRDVGKDFNISYLLNKESIATRISTGLSVTEFSYTMLQAYDFYNLYINHNCKVQIGGSDQWGNITSGTDYISTKVGSANTQASGFTIPLLTKSDGQKFGKTESGAVWLDSSKTSVYDFYQFWINQDDNDCIKMLKFLTFLSKEEILALETKHKEAPHLRIMQKTLAEEITRFVHGQAELEKAIKLTQAFFEGNLLSLDQELLNLAIKSIPTIELEKSTKAIDAVISVGAATSKREAREFINSRAISFNDAAIEDENAQIASINPIQINKIIVKKGKKKYYLLKLK comes from the coding sequence ATGAACATAATTAAAGAATTAGAATGACGTGGTCTAATTAAACAAATAACAAACGAAGAAAGATTATTAAAAGCGCAACAAGAAGGGGCAGCTGTTTATTGTGGATTTGATCCAACTGCTGACTCATTACATGTAGGGCATTTAATGATGATAGTTACACTTAAAAGATTTGATGATGCTGGTTTTCAAGCAATTGGCTTAATTGGCGGTGGAACAGGAATGATTGGAGATCCTTCATTCAAAGCGGATGAGAGAAAATTGCAATCAGATGAACAAGTTAAATACCATGCTGATGCAATTCAAAATCAGTTATTAAAAATAATACCTGATGTAACTTTTGCTAATAATGCTGATTGATTAGGGAAAATGTCTCTTATTGATTTTTTAAGAGATGTAGGAAAAGATTTTAATATAAGTTATTTATTAAACAAAGAATCAATTGCAACTAGAATTAGTACAGGTTTATCTGTAACAGAATTTTCATACACAATGTTACAAGCTTATGATTTTTATAATTTATATATTAATCATAATTGCAAAGTTCAAATTGGGGGAAGTGATCAATGAGGTAACATAACAAGTGGAACTGATTATATTTCCACAAAAGTGGGTTCTGCCAATACGCAAGCATCTGGCTTTACAATTCCATTATTAACAAAATCAGATGGACAGAAATTTGGCAAAACTGAGTCTGGAGCAGTTTGACTAGATTCAAGTAAAACAAGTGTTTATGATTTTTATCAATTTTGAATTAATCAAGATGATAATGATTGTATTAAAATGTTAAAATTTTTAACTTTCTTATCTAAAGAAGAAATACTAGCATTAGAAACAAAACACAAAGAAGCACCGCATTTAAGAATAATGCAAAAAACACTAGCAGAAGAAATAACAAGATTTGTACATGGCCAAGCAGAATTAGAAAAAGCAATTAAATTAACGCAAGCTTTTTTTGAAGGTAATTTATTATCGCTAGATCAAGAATTGTTAAATTTAGCAATTAAATCTATACCTACAATTGAACTTGAAAAATCAACAAAAGCTATTGATGCAGTTATAAGTGTTGGGGCTGCTACCTCAAAAAGAGAAGCAAGAGAATTTATTAATTCGAGAGCAAT
- a CDS encoding acyl carrier protein, with translation MNIHNEIIKELKSKGAKGNITSETQFSKIGLDSLDLMDMITVLEERLSIFVPDDKLLEIKTIKDLENVIAELTK, from the coding sequence ATGAATATACATAACGAAATTATTAAAGAATTAAAAAGTAAGGGTGCAAAAGGAAATATAACTTCTGAAACACAATTTTCAAAAATTGGATTAGATTCATTGGATTTGATGGATATGATTACGGTTTTAGAAGAACGTCTTTCAATTTTCGTTCCAGATGACAAATTATTAGAAATCAAAACAATTAAAGATTTAGAAAATGTTATTGCAGAATTAACAAAATAG
- a CDS encoding nicotinate phosphoribosyltransferase, with product MKKYSFDPRIKSGYYIADYFKKTSKIIQNDLPNSVVTMQFFQRKDNIVLSGISEVLQLLEFACPNYSELKIWSLKDGDIIDAHEPVLKIEGNYASFGWLEGMIDGILARNSCIATNSKKIVEAANGKTILNMMDRADSYLTLASDGYSSWVGGIKLFVTEASIELIDDAAVLKPSGTMPHALIQAFDGDIIKATQAFYNNFPNNNLLSLIDYNNDCVRDAVKVANYFKEKLWAIRIDTSGNLIDKYLEENKNKYPKDANLYGVNEYLIKEVRNALNEAGHNHVKIIVSSGLTAEKIQEFEKNKVPVDIYGVGGYLAKIDNNFTGDAVIINGKEQAKFGRKNIYSKRLQKIK from the coding sequence ATGAAAAAATATAGTTTTGATCCAAGAATAAAGTCAGGTTATTACATTGCTGACTATTTCAAAAAAACAAGTAAAATAATTCAAAATGATTTACCCAATTCAGTTGTAACCATGCAATTTTTCCAAAGAAAAGACAATATAGTTTTATCAGGAATTAGCGAAGTCCTACAATTATTGGAATTTGCATGCCCAAATTATAGCGAATTAAAAATTTGATCATTAAAAGATGGAGATATTATTGATGCCCATGAACCAGTTCTAAAAATTGAAGGTAATTATGCTTCATTTGGATGATTAGAAGGAATGATAGATGGAATTCTTGCAAGAAATTCATGTATAGCAACAAATAGTAAAAAAATAGTAGAAGCAGCAAATGGTAAAACAATTTTAAACATGATGGACAGAGCTGATTCATATTTAACTTTAGCAAGCGACGGATATTCATCATGAGTTGGAGGAATTAAACTTTTTGTTACAGAAGCATCTATTGAATTAATCGATGATGCAGCTGTACTTAAACCTTCAGGAACAATGCCGCATGCTTTAATTCAAGCATTTGATGGTGATATAATAAAAGCAACTCAAGCTTTTTACAATAATTTCCCAAATAATAATTTATTATCTTTAATTGATTACAATAATGACTGTGTTAGAGATGCAGTAAAAGTTGCTAATTACTTTAAAGAAAAATTATGAGCAATAAGAATAGACACTTCAGGTAATTTAATTGATAAATATTTAGAAGAAAATAAAAATAAATACCCTAAAGATGCAAATTTATATGGCGTTAATGAGTATTTAATTAAAGAAGTTAGAAATGCACTAAATGAAGCGGGGCATAATCATGTGAAAATAATTGTTTCATCAGGTTTAACTGCTGAAAAAATACAAGAATTCGAAAAAAATAAAGTACCAGTCGACATATATGGTGTTGGTGGTTATTTAGCAAAAATAGATAATAACTTTACAGGAGATGCTGTTATTATTAATGGAAAAGAACAAGCAAAATTTGGAAGAAAAAACATTTATTCTAAAAGATTGCAAAAAATAAAATAA
- a CDS encoding Fur family transcriptional regulator, whose product MLKLNKVQQKKYDEIIDNLKLKSIKITEIRSNIIKLIIISEHINIQQLTLKLEKLLGNVNLASIYNTIDLLLKEHSISSNTFDGKNIWYELSTNKSAHIKCDECGDIKHVSVDKLNNINFNEFEKLLNDRNKHLEHVKIELHVICEQCQTKTK is encoded by the coding sequence ATGTTAAAGTTAAATAAAGTTCAACAAAAAAAATATGATGAAATCATAGACAATTTGAAATTAAAATCAATTAAGATAACAGAAATTAGATCTAACATAATTAAACTCATTATTATTTCAGAACATATAAATATTCAACAGTTAACATTGAAGCTTGAAAAACTTTTGGGCAATGTTAATTTGGCAAGTATCTATAATACAATTGATCTTTTACTAAAGGAACACTCAATTTCATCAAATACGTTTGATGGCAAAAATATTTGGTATGAGCTATCAACTAATAAATCAGCGCATATTAAATGTGATGAATGTGGTGATATTAAACATGTATCAGTAGATAAATTGAACAATATTAATTTTAATGAATTTGAAAAATTACTAAATGATAGAAATAAACATTTGGAACATGTAAAAATTGAGTTACATGTTATTTGCGAGCAATGCCAAACAAAAACAAAATAA
- the rpoC gene encoding DNA-directed RNA polymerase subunit beta', giving the protein MENKNNKVIKIELASADTIRSWSHGEVTKPETINYKTLKAEKDGLFDEKIFGPTKNYECFCGKFKKANPMNKGKKCEKCGVELTESIVRRERMGHIELAEPVTHIWMVKVSPSRIASLLDLKSKELEEVVYFVSHIVLDPGTSKHFVAKEVLDLGVSKSQKTRSKLRPAIEEIIELINDPAHRDTLKAERLLEELNNPTIPFSIDEATALISKYTDAKFGIGAAAIEELLKQIDLEKEIQLTKNTLDAIGPNADNSKLLKRLDILESLKRSKQKPEWMVLRVLPVIPPDIRPIIQLDGGRFTTSEINDLYRRIIIRNERLMKVKEMGAPSIIINNEKRMLQEAVDALLDNERKPRPIQGKDKRPLKSLTSVLKGKQGRFRQNLLGKRVDYSGRSVIAIGPDLKMYQAGIPREMALTLFKPFVIQWLQEHEYADNVKVAEKMILQNDPKIWEALEHVIKDRPVLLNRAPTLHRLGIQAFEPKLVKGKAIRLHPLVTTAFNADFDGDQMAVHVPITKEAVAEARALMLGSNAILGPKDGKAIVTPGQDIILGNYYATFEEKGQNGEGTIFADINEAINAFDTGMVSINAVIGIAVDALPIQKFNDEQRKGYLLTTVGKILFNQIFDDSFPWINSPNIYNAVEAVNSFIFDFSQDINSVIENYTVVAPIKKKELSLIIEKYFNEFGARKTAEMLDKMKDLGFKYSTKSGTTISAGDVVAFKHKYEEFAEADQKVAEITSFYNEGMLTQEEKKHRVIEVWSDVKDDIQKRLEVVLKQDVKNPVFVMADSGARGNVSNFTQLVGMRGLMNDTKGDIKEIPIKSSFREGLSVSEYFVSTHGARKGMADLALKTADSGYLTRRLVDVSQEIVVVNEDCKANKGFEIESVIDTKHNNIIVPLKDRIVGRYSFNDIKDAKGNVVIAKDTLIESNEAEAIIAAGITKVTIRSVLTCDNQKGVCQRCYGRNLATASLVKIGEPVGVIAAQSIGEPGTQLTMRTFHTGGVAGDADITQGLPRIKELLDVTTQKGSVAIIAEKAGVVSEIINKNGINTIVVLEEINGTQIEKQYKTMYNAVLRVSKGDEVKPGKKLTEGSINLHDLLEVAGTTAVQNYILKEVQKVYRLQGIEISDKYIEIIVKQMLNKVKVIQSGESHLLQGEIVTQQKFKEVVTQCIREGKVPPVAKNQILGIKKAPLKSESWLSSASFQDTARVLTDAIIKGREDKLEGLKENIMLGNLIPAGTGLTGIDEVMQIAEEYHKSEY; this is encoded by the coding sequence ATGGAAAACAAAAATAATAAAGTAATTAAAATTGAATTAGCTAGTGCTGATACTATTCGTTCATGATCACATGGAGAAGTTACTAAGCCTGAAACAATTAACTATAAAACATTAAAAGCTGAAAAAGATGGTTTATTTGATGAAAAAATCTTTGGGCCAACTAAAAACTATGAATGTTTTTGTGGAAAATTTAAAAAAGCTAACCCTATGAATAAAGGGAAAAAATGTGAAAAATGTGGAGTTGAGTTAACTGAGTCAATTGTGCGTCGTGAAAGAATGGGGCATATTGAATTAGCAGAACCTGTTACTCATATTTGAATGGTAAAAGTTTCTCCATCAAGAATTGCGTCATTATTAGACTTAAAATCTAAAGAATTAGAAGAAGTTGTTTACTTCGTTTCACATATTGTTTTAGACCCAGGAACATCAAAACATTTCGTAGCTAAAGAAGTACTAGATTTAGGTGTTTCAAAATCACAAAAAACTCGTAGTAAATTAAGACCAGCTATTGAAGAAATTATTGAATTAATTAATGATCCAGCTCATAGAGATACTTTAAAAGCTGAAAGATTATTAGAAGAATTAAATAATCCAACTATTCCATTTTCAATTGATGAAGCAACAGCATTGATTTCAAAGTACACTGATGCAAAATTTGGTATTGGAGCTGCTGCTATTGAAGAATTATTGAAACAAATTGATTTAGAAAAAGAAATCCAATTAACAAAAAATACTTTAGACGCTATTGGACCAAATGCTGATAACTCAAAATTATTAAAAAGATTAGATATCTTAGAATCATTAAAGCGTTCAAAACAAAAACCTGAATGAATGGTATTGCGTGTATTACCTGTCATTCCACCAGATATCCGTCCAATTATTCAATTAGATGGAGGAAGATTTACAACTTCAGAAATTAATGATTTATACCGCCGTATTATCATTAGAAATGAACGTTTAATGAAAGTTAAAGAAATGGGTGCACCATCAATTATTATTAACAACGAAAAGCGTATGTTACAAGAAGCTGTTGATGCACTTTTAGATAATGAACGTAAGCCACGTCCAATTCAAGGAAAAGACAAACGTCCATTAAAATCTTTAACAAGTGTTCTTAAAGGAAAACAAGGTCGTTTCCGTCAAAACTTACTTGGAAAACGTGTTGACTACTCAGGTCGTTCAGTTATTGCTATTGGACCAGACTTAAAAATGTATCAAGCAGGAATTCCTCGTGAAATGGCTTTAACATTATTTAAACCATTTGTAATTCAATGATTACAAGAACATGAATATGCAGATAACGTAAAAGTTGCTGAAAAAATGATCTTACAAAATGATCCAAAAATTTGAGAAGCATTAGAGCATGTAATAAAAGATAGACCAGTTCTATTGAACCGTGCTCCTACACTTCACAGACTTGGGATTCAAGCGTTTGAGCCAAAATTAGTTAAAGGTAAAGCAATTCGTCTTCACCCGCTTGTAACTACTGCTTTCAACGCCGACTTTGATGGAGATCAAATGGCTGTTCACGTTCCAATTACAAAAGAAGCTGTTGCAGAAGCTAGAGCTTTAATGTTAGGGTCAAATGCTATTTTGGGACCAAAAGATGGTAAAGCTATTGTTACTCCAGGACAAGATATTATTCTAGGTAACTACTACGCAACCTTCGAAGAAAAAGGTCAAAATGGTGAAGGAACTATTTTTGCAGATATAAATGAAGCAATTAATGCATTTGATACAGGAATGGTTTCGATTAATGCTGTAATTGGAATTGCAGTTGATGCATTGCCAATTCAAAAATTTAATGATGAACAAAGAAAAGGATACTTATTAACAACTGTTGGTAAAATTTTATTCAACCAAATATTTGATGATTCATTCCCATGAATTAACTCACCAAATATTTACAATGCAGTTGAAGCTGTAAACTCTTTCATATTTGATTTTTCACAAGACATTAATAGTGTTATTGAAAATTACACTGTTGTTGCTCCAATCAAGAAAAAAGAATTATCATTAATTATTGAAAAATACTTTAATGAATTTGGTGCAAGAAAGACTGCTGAAATGTTAGATAAAATGAAAGATTTAGGATTCAAATATTCTACAAAATCTGGAACAACTATTTCAGCTGGTGACGTTGTTGCCTTTAAACACAAATATGAAGAATTTGCAGAAGCTGATCAAAAAGTTGCGGAAATTACAAGTTTCTATAATGAAGGTATGCTAACTCAAGAAGAGAAAAAACACCGTGTTATTGAAGTTTGATCTGATGTAAAAGATGATATTCAAAAAAGATTAGAAGTTGTTTTAAAACAAGATGTTAAAAACCCAGTCTTTGTGATGGCGGATTCAGGTGCCCGTGGTAACGTGTCTAACTTTACTCAACTTGTAGGTATGCGTGGACTTATGAACGATACAAAAGGTGATATTAAAGAAATTCCAATTAAATCATCATTCCGTGAAGGTCTATCAGTTTCAGAATACTTCGTTTCAACTCATGGTGCTCGTAAAGGGATGGCAGACTTAGCCTTAAAAACTGCCGATTCAGGATATTTAACTCGTCGTTTAGTTGACGTTTCACAAGAAATTGTTGTAGTTAACGAAGACTGTAAGGCAAATAAAGGATTTGAAATTGAATCAGTTATTGATACAAAACATAACAACATTATTGTTCCATTAAAAGACAGAATTGTTGGACGTTATTCGTTTAACGATATTAAAGATGCTAAAGGTAATGTAGTTATTGCTAAAGATACTTTAATTGAATCAAATGAAGCAGAAGCAATCATTGCAGCTGGAATAACAAAAGTAACAATTCGTTCAGTATTAACATGTGATAACCAAAAAGGTGTATGTCAAAGATGTTATGGACGTAACTTAGCAACAGCATCATTAGTTAAAATTGGAGAACCAGTTGGAGTTATTGCAGCTCAATCAATTGGAGAACCAGGAACACAACTTACTATGCGTACTTTCCATACCGGAGGGGTTGCAGGGGATGCTGATATTACTCAAGGTCTTCCTCGTATTAAAGAATTACTTGACGTTACAACTCAAAAAGGTTCAGTTGCAATTATTGCTGAAAAAGCTGGAGTTGTTTCAGAAATTATTAATAAAAATGGCATTAATACAATTGTTGTTCTTGAAGAAATTAACGGAACACAAATTGAAAAACAATACAAAACAATGTATAACGCTGTATTAAGAGTTTCTAAAGGAGATGAAGTTAAACCAGGTAAAAAACTTACTGAAGGTTCAATTAATTTACATGATCTATTAGAAGTTGCTGGAACAACAGCTGTACAAAACTACATCTTAAAAGAAGTTCAAAAAGTTTACCGTTTACAAGGGATTGAAATTTCAGATAAATATATTGAAATCATTGTAAAACAAATGCTAAACAAAGTTAAAGTTATCCAAAGTGGTGAGTCACACTTACTACAAGGTGAAATTGTAACTCAACAAAAATTCAAAGAAGTAGTTACTCAATGTATCCGTGAAGGAAAAGTTCCTCCGGTTGCTAAAAATCAAATTTTAGGTATTAAAAAAGCTCCATTGAAATCTGAATCTTGATTATCATCAGCTTCATTCCAAGATACTGCACGTGTATTAACTGATGCAATTATTAAAGGTAGAGAAGATAAACTAGAAGGTCTAAAAGAAAATATTATGTTAGGAAATTTAATTCCTGCAGGAACAGGTTTAACTGGAATTGATGAAGTAATGCAAATTGCTGAAGAATATCACAAATCTGAATACTAA
- a CDS encoding ASCH domain-containing protein — translation MEQKIREYWEKFKLDTNADKDLNFTEDFCFGYDERTYKELLKLVLEGTKRATSSALFQYEKDNEKEPKVGDYAIVTDSLRNPKCIIKTTNVRYIKFNEMTYDICKLEGEDENIESWKEEHRKFFTSVFKRYNLNFTEDMDILFEEFEVVYR, via the coding sequence ATGGAACAAAAAATAAGAGAATATTGAGAGAAATTTAAACTTGATACAAATGCTGATAAAGATTTAAATTTTACAGAAGACTTTTGTTTTGGTTATGATGAAAGAACTTATAAGGAACTACTTAAATTAGTTCTAGAAGGAACAAAAAGAGCTACTTCATCAGCACTTTTTCAATATGAAAAGGATAATGAAAAAGAACCAAAGGTAGGTGATTATGCAATAGTAACTGATTCATTGCGTAATCCAAAATGTATCATTAAAACAACTAATGTAAGATATATAAAATTCAATGAAATGACTTATGATATTTGTAAACTAGAAGGTGAAGATGAAAATATTGAATCTTGAAAAGAAGAACATAGAAAATTTTTTACAAGTGTTTTTAAAAGATATAATTTAAATTTCACAGAAGACATGGATATACTTTTTGAAGAATTTGAAGTTGTTTATAGATAG
- a CDS encoding DegV family protein, protein MINMKIAILTDSSFDGNLKSFKDLYQVPLLIVEENGTTHFSDDSLDENLFYDLLEKQVLKTAQTTPGEMIKIWDQLLKEYDQIIFLPLSKGLSGQFNTYRMLSETEEEYKGKVFVCDTNGVSIINQEFVKRVAFWIAQNKKGFEIMELVSKTNEDFISYIIPKSLDILKRGGRISPAAASLAKMLKIVPILRYDGQIDKEATARTFKKAINEALDLIKKNAKGVKTIDISYSRMNSETLAEAIKIIEEKGFTINLSSQITSVIAAHTGKETIAIAAWKK, encoded by the coding sequence ATTATAAATATGAAAATAGCAATTTTAACAGACTCATCTTTCGATGGAAATCTGAAAAGCTTTAAGGACTTATACCAAGTCCCACTCTTAATTGTAGAAGAAAATGGCACAACACATTTTAGTGACGATTCTTTGGATGAAAACTTATTTTATGATCTTTTAGAAAAGCAAGTTTTAAAAACAGCACAAACAACACCAGGAGAAATGATTAAAATATGAGATCAATTACTAAAAGAATATGATCAAATTATATTTCTACCATTGTCAAAAGGATTAAGCGGTCAATTTAACACTTATAGAATGTTAAGTGAAACTGAAGAAGAATATAAAGGTAAAGTTTTTGTTTGTGATACAAATGGTGTAAGTATAATTAACCAAGAATTTGTAAAAAGAGTTGCATTTTGAATTGCTCAAAATAAAAAAGGGTTTGAGATTATGGAGTTAGTTTCCAAAACTAATGAAGATTTTATTAGTTACATAATTCCAAAATCTTTAGATATCCTAAAACGTGGAGGAAGAATTAGCCCTGCAGCTGCAAGTTTAGCTAAAATGTTAAAAATAGTTCCGATACTTAGATACGACGGACAAATTGATAAAGAAGCTACAGCTAGAACTTTTAAAAAAGCAATTAATGAAGCATTAGATCTAATTAAGAAAAATGCAAAAGGAGTTAAAACAATTGATATCTCATATTCAAGAATGAACTCCGAAACTCTAGCTGAGGCAATTAAGATAATTGAAGAAAAAGGTTTTACAATTAATTTAAGTTCACAAATTACAAGTGTTATAGCAGCACACACAGGTAAAGAAACAATAGCAATAGCTGCATGAAAGAAATAG